A window from Bufo bufo chromosome 1, aBufBuf1.1, whole genome shotgun sequence encodes these proteins:
- the LOC120987210 gene encoding neuropeptide Y receptor type 1-like, protein MEDYLHLFTLNLTGYLGEGEAPCVDSVGNVTFLVIAYSALIAVGLIGNSCLVFVIARQREMRNVTNIFIANLSCSDILMALVCVPVTVIYTLMNRWILGEALCKVTPFVQCISVTVSVLSLVLIALERHQLIIHPTGWKPLPWHAYLAVAVTWAVSCFISLPFLSFSILTNRPFQNLSLPFDPYIDHFVCIDSWPSEQHRLAYTTCLLLFQYCLPLLLILLCYLRIFLRLRRRRDVVERAGGGDSGGRKGGHRRVNIMLLSIVVAFGLCWLPLTVFNALFDWDHKSISACYHDLIFSLCHLSAMASTCVNPVMYGFLNNNFQKEVKNLLLRCRCVGSQDKYESFPLSTVSTEVSKASLQSVTNGNNL, encoded by the coding sequence ATGGAGGACTACCTACATCTTTTTACCCTAAACTTGACTGGATATCTGGGCGAAGGGGAAGCCCCTTGTGTAGACTCTGTTGGCAATGTAACCTTCTTGGTTATAGCCTACAGCGCCCTGATAGCAGTAGGACTCATTGGAAACTCTTGCCTGGTCTTTGTTATTGCTCGCCAACGGGAGATGCGGAATGTCACCAACATTTTTATCGCCAATCTATCCTGCTCTGATATCCTGATGGCTCTGGTGTGTGTACCAGTCACTGTAATCTATACTCTGATGAACCGATGGATCCTGGGCGAGGCGCTCTGTAAAGTGACACCATTTGTGCAGTGTATCTCTGTCACTGTCTCTGTACTTTCTCTGGTCCTCATTGCTTTAGAACGACACCAGCTTATAATTCACCCAACTGGTTGGAAACCCTTGCCGTGGCATGCTTACCTTGCTGTGGCAGTAACATGGGCTGTGTCATGCTTCATCTCCTTGCCATTCCTTTCTTTTAGTATCCTAACCAATCGACCATTCCAGAACCTCTCATTACCTTTTGACCCTTACATTGACCACTTTGTGTGTATTGATAGTTGGCCATCTGAACAACACCGCCTGGCTTATACAACCTGCCTCCTGCTCTTCCAGTACTGCTTACCCTTGCTCCTCATTCTTTTGTGTTACCTCCGTATATTTCTTCGCTTACGGAGAAGAAGGGATGTAGTGGAAAGAGCAGGAGGGGGAGACTCAGGAGGACGCAAGGGAGGTCACCGTAGGGTAAACATCATGCTACTTTCCATTGTGGTGGCCTTTGGTCTTTGTTGGCTGCCTCTCACTGTTTTCAATGCCCTCTTTGATTGGGATCATAAGAGTATTTCTGCCTGCTATCATGATCTCATATTTTCTCTCTGCCACCTGTCAGCCATGGCGTCTACGTGTGTCAACCCTGTCATGTATGGTTTCTTGAACAACAACTTCCAAAAAGAAGTAAAGAACTTGTTACTCCGCTGCCGGTGTGTAGGGAGTCAGGACAAATATGAAAGTTTCCCGCTCTCCACGGTCAGCACTGAAGTGTCCAAAGCTTCCCTGCAAAGCGTCACCAATGGAAACAATCTTTAA